A window of the Acetobacteraceae bacterium genome harbors these coding sequences:
- a CDS encoding class I SAM-dependent methyltransferase: MNIILHQLLKHIVHYGSLDLTYSDGVKKHYQGKYPGIHAGLRLLTPSAERALIFNPALSFGEKYMSGELIPENEDLESLLGLFLYNIEKGRLFSDRFLRSIGQTLHHFKPVAFLNNLQKSKQNIAHHYDINAKLYRLFLDKDMQYSCAYFKNGNETLEEAQIKKKKHLAKKLYLTEKGLHVLDIGCGWGGLAITLAKEYGAKVTGITLSKEQFIIAQKRVQKAGLSEQIDIKLCDYRTLNQRFDRIVSVGMLEHVGQSQYEEFFLGVKKLLKPRGVAVIHSIGRKDGPGSTNPWITKYIFPGGYSPALSEIFKAVEKSDLWVTDCEILRLHYAKTLRFWRQRFEAHRDEIQEMFDEKFIRMFRFYLTASELAFRVQDHMNFQIQITRDLNTLPITRDYMQD; encoded by the coding sequence ATGAATATTATTCTCCATCAGCTTTTAAAACATATTGTGCACTATGGCAGTTTAGATCTGACCTATAGCGACGGTGTCAAAAAACATTATCAAGGGAAATATCCGGGTATTCATGCTGGGCTTCGGCTTCTGACACCTTCTGCAGAACGGGCTCTCATCTTCAACCCAGCCCTTTCCTTTGGCGAAAAATACATGTCTGGGGAACTTATCCCTGAAAATGAGGATCTGGAATCTCTCCTCGGTCTGTTTCTCTATAATATTGAGAAAGGACGTCTTTTTAGCGACCGTTTTTTACGCTCTATCGGGCAAACCCTTCATCATTTCAAACCCGTTGCTTTTTTGAATAATCTTCAAAAATCCAAACAAAATATTGCCCATCATTACGACATCAACGCCAAACTATACCGGCTGTTTTTAGATAAGGACATGCAATATTCCTGCGCTTATTTTAAAAACGGCAATGAAACGCTTGAAGAAGCTCAAATCAAGAAGAAAAAGCATTTAGCCAAAAAACTCTATTTAACCGAAAAAGGCCTGCATGTTCTTGATATTGGCTGTGGATGGGGCGGATTAGCGATAACACTCGCCAAAGAATATGGTGCAAAGGTGACGGGAATTACGCTCTCAAAAGAACAATTCATTATTGCCCAAAAACGTGTCCAAAAAGCTGGTTTATCAGAACAAATTGACATTAAGCTCTGCGATTACCGTACACTTAATCAGAGATTTGACCGCATTGTTTCTGTTGGCATGCTCGAACATGTCGGACAATCACAATATGAAGAGTTTTTTCTTGGCGTCAAAAAACTCTTAAAACCAAGAGGAGTTGCCGTCATCCATTCGATTGGCAGGAAAGACGGGCCAGGCTCAACCAATCCATGGATTACAAAATATATTTTCCCCGGGGGATACAGCCCTGCGTTAAGCGAGATTTTTAAAGCGGTTGAGAAATCTGATCTCTGGGTCACAGATTGCGAAATTCTTCGTCTCCATTACGCAAAAACGCTTCGTTTTTGGCGTCAGCGTTTCGAAGCGCATCGTGATGAAATCCAGGAAATGTTTGATGAGAAATTTATTCGAATGTTCCGATTTTATCTCACAGCTTCCGAACTCGCTTTCCGTGTGCAAGATCATATGAATTTTCAAATTCAGATTACACGCGACCTAAATACCCTGCCAATTACCCGTGATTATATGCAGGATTAA
- a CDS encoding glycosyltransferase family 2 protein, with the protein MRSPSTFSTLFSGQITYLSHGFLKGWALSNQALRERTRQDIWLHVLVDGQEIERIPCNLLRPEEAAHYHLPSPYIGFEWKIPDAFYDGQKRAISLRFPDRSILPFPAHFLNNQPSNDDLSEEWIFEGREEIETRSYFEGLQDGQLKGWIAQRKGLNSPWKGEVTLDLTVDGRPLTRLKANQQRADVAHSLEKDNFSKIKPASACGFSYSLPHTLRDGAYHEFKVTIVPENIEISGSPIRTKYLEDSMGARIAHLNNMIDALQNQLTHLRREALSLMPQSYKFSIDDYNRWYESYRKTLTAKTKRQRQLNPLQETPLLSIICPVFHPEPQHFSEAIQSIEQQTYANWNLLLVLDGPQKKKIETIAQKASQNDSRISLLSLAKQQGISKATNRALKQAKGEYILFLDHDDLFDPNALEIMVRAALETKADILYSDEDKLSPEGIFNAPHLKPDFNYRYLLGCNYICHLSMYRRSLLEQVGALKKEYDGAQDHDLLLRAYEISPNGFHHVPEILYHWRQTPKSTALSSENKTYAKNSGAKAVQHHLIRQKYKAKVKPIANITLYQTEWVLPQKRPSVTVIIPFRDQSLMTKTCVDSFLKTQTYTNFSILLVDNWSIEDETKQFLKEISKHKKVSVLRIEEDFNFARLNNLAAEKASGEYLLFLNNDVEVMQKDFLLRMMGEMLNLPKAGAVGARLLYPSKALQHGGVAVSPKAIAIHMHRGRDENDLGYMGRARLNQEVSAVTGAALLTSKALFLEIGEFNEKDFPIAYNDVDFCLRLRQKGYKIYYCGDTVAIHHESLSRGSDEIAHNERRLFEETQNLLARWQDVPFFQKDPFYPQNFLLEGETFHQLASPLSSSDNL; encoded by the coding sequence GTGCGCTCACCTTCAACTTTTTCAACTTTGTTTTCTGGACAAATTACTTACCTCTCTCACGGTTTCCTCAAGGGATGGGCTCTTTCGAATCAGGCTTTGAGAGAACGAACACGACAAGATATTTGGCTTCATGTGTTAGTCGATGGGCAAGAAATTGAACGTATTCCCTGTAATCTTTTGCGCCCAGAAGAAGCCGCTCACTATCATCTACCAAGCCCCTATATCGGTTTTGAATGGAAAATTCCCGACGCCTTTTACGATGGCCAGAAAAGAGCGATTTCGCTCCGCTTTCCTGACCGGTCTATTCTCCCCTTTCCTGCACATTTTCTTAATAATCAACCCTCTAATGATGATCTCTCGGAAGAGTGGATTTTTGAAGGCCGTGAAGAAATCGAAACCCGTTCTTACTTTGAAGGGCTTCAAGATGGGCAATTAAAAGGATGGATTGCCCAGCGCAAAGGACTCAACTCTCCTTGGAAAGGTGAAGTTACCCTTGATCTCACCGTTGATGGACGCCCCCTAACACGCTTAAAAGCCAATCAACAACGAGCAGATGTCGCCCATAGCTTAGAAAAAGATAATTTTTCTAAAATAAAACCCGCTTCTGCTTGTGGCTTTAGCTATTCTTTGCCTCATACACTTCGTGACGGCGCCTATCACGAATTTAAGGTGACAATCGTTCCAGAAAATATAGAAATCTCTGGCAGTCCCATCCGCACAAAATATCTTGAAGACAGTATGGGAGCACGGATTGCCCATCTCAACAATATGATTGATGCCCTTCAGAATCAGCTCACACACCTAAGACGAGAAGCCCTTTCTCTCATGCCGCAGAGCTATAAATTCTCTATTGATGATTATAACCGCTGGTACGAATCCTATCGAAAAACCCTTACGGCAAAGACAAAGCGCCAGCGGCAACTTAACCCTCTCCAGGAGACGCCGTTGCTTTCGATTATCTGCCCTGTTTTCCACCCTGAACCTCAACATTTTTCAGAAGCTATCCAATCTATCGAGCAGCAAACTTATGCAAACTGGAATCTTCTGCTTGTTCTTGATGGCCCTCAAAAGAAAAAAATTGAAACAATTGCTCAAAAAGCTTCACAAAATGATTCAAGAATTTCTCTCCTCTCTCTTGCGAAGCAGCAAGGCATCTCTAAGGCCACAAATAGAGCCTTAAAACAGGCAAAAGGTGAATATATTCTTTTCCTCGACCACGATGATTTATTTGATCCAAATGCCCTAGAAATCATGGTACGAGCCGCTTTAGAAACGAAAGCTGACATTCTCTATTCAGATGAAGACAAACTTAGCCCCGAAGGCATTTTTAACGCTCCCCATCTTAAACCTGATTTTAATTACCGTTATCTTTTAGGCTGCAATTATATTTGCCACCTATCAATGTATAGGCGTTCCCTCTTAGAGCAAGTTGGCGCTTTAAAGAAAGAATATGATGGTGCACAAGACCATGATTTGCTTCTAAGAGCCTATGAAATTTCTCCAAATGGTTTTCACCATGTGCCTGAAATTCTCTATCATTGGCGACAGACCCCTAAATCGACAGCACTCTCTTCAGAAAATAAGACCTATGCAAAAAATAGTGGCGCTAAAGCTGTTCAGCATCATTTAATCCGTCAAAAATATAAAGCAAAAGTGAAGCCAATTGCCAATATAACCCTCTATCAAACAGAATGGGTTTTGCCTCAAAAACGGCCTTCTGTAACCGTCATTATTCCTTTCAGAGACCAAAGTCTCATGACAAAGACCTGTGTCGATTCTTTTTTAAAAACACAAACATACACAAATTTTTCAATTTTACTCGTCGATAACTGGTCCATTGAAGACGAAACAAAGCAATTTCTGAAGGAGATTTCTAAACATAAAAAAGTATCTGTTTTACGCATTGAGGAAGATTTTAATTTTGCACGCTTAAACAACCTCGCTGCGGAAAAGGCATCGGGAGAATATCTCCTATTTCTCAATAACGATGTCGAAGTCATGCAAAAAGATTTTCTCCTGCGCATGATGGGTGAAATGCTTAACCTGCCAAAAGCAGGCGCTGTCGGTGCCCGCCTACTCTACCCCTCAAAAGCATTGCAGCATGGTGGCGTTGCTGTCTCACCCAAAGCAATTGCCATTCACATGCATCGTGGACGGGATGAAAACGATCTTGGCTATATGGGGCGCGCACGTTTAAATCAAGAGGTCTCTGCCGTTACAGGGGCGGCCTTGCTCACGTCTAAAGCCCTTTTTCTAGAGATTGGAGAGTTTAATGAAAAAGACTTTCCTATTGCCTATAACGATGTTGATTTCTGTTTGAGGCTTCGCCAAAAAGGGTATAAAATTTACTACTGCGGAGATACTGTCGCCATACACCATGAGAGCCTAAGCCGTGGCAGCGATGAAATCGCGCATAATGAAAGACGTCTCTTTGAGGAAACTCAAAATCTTTTAGCACGTTGGCAAGACGTTCCTTTCTTTCAAAAAGACCCTTTCTATCCTCAAAATTTTCTTTTAGAAGGAGAAACTTTTCACCAGCTTGCCTCCCCCCTTTCTTCCTCCGACAATCTGTAA
- the pstC gene encoding phosphate ABC transporter permease subunit PstC — protein sequence MSKKISHQKKRKYLDSFFHLLFVSSAMITLLALGALVFLIGNGGRQAFADFGSGFLFHNVWNPVTQQYGALAPLLGSVVSSFIAICLALPLSFGASFWIVSILPKKWSRPVAAMIQILAGVPSIIFGMWGFFTIVPFMAYIQPYITYFIQKIPILSSVLYPLFAGAPFGTGLMTAGIVLAIMIAPFMTAVMVDLMRAVPPMLKESAYGLGAGRWEVMIKVVVPWARNGMISATMLGIGRALGETMAVTFVIGDVVSMGWSLFAPRSTVASLIALQFPESPSGSVRLSALMALGFILLALSAVTLLFSRFCHRKK from the coding sequence ATGAGTAAAAAAATATCCCACCAGAAAAAGCGAAAATATTTAGATAGTTTTTTTCATCTTCTTTTCGTCTCTTCTGCAATGATCACTTTGCTTGCTTTAGGCGCATTGGTCTTTCTTATCGGAAACGGTGGGCGGCAGGCTTTTGCTGATTTCGGCTCTGGGTTTCTATTTCATAATGTTTGGAATCCTGTCACACAGCAATATGGTGCTCTTGCGCCTTTGCTCGGGAGTGTCGTTAGCAGTTTTATTGCGATTTGTTTGGCACTGCCACTTTCTTTCGGGGCTTCTTTTTGGATTGTTTCAATTTTACCTAAAAAATGGTCGCGTCCTGTTGCGGCGATGATTCAGATTTTGGCGGGAGTACCTTCAATTATTTTTGGGATGTGGGGCTTTTTTACCATTGTGCCTTTTATGGCCTACATCCAGCCTTATATTACCTATTTTATTCAAAAAATTCCCATTCTCTCTTCTGTTCTTTATCCGCTTTTTGCGGGTGCTCCCTTTGGAACAGGGCTGATGACGGCAGGGATCGTTCTAGCAATCATGATTGCGCCCTTTATGACCGCTGTGATGGTGGATTTAATGCGTGCCGTTCCGCCAATGTTGAAGGAAAGTGCCTATGGTCTAGGCGCAGGGCGTTGGGAAGTTATGATTAAGGTGGTTGTTCCCTGGGCAAGAAACGGCATGATTAGTGCAACAATGCTAGGGATTGGGCGTGCGCTGGGCGAAACGATGGCGGTTACATTTGTCATTGGAGATGTGGTTTCTATGGGCTGGTCTTTATTTGCCCCTCGAAGCACAGTTGCGTCTTTGATTGCGTTGCAGTTTCCAGAAAGCCCCTCAGGATCGGTTCGTCTTTCAGCGTTAATGGCTCTAGGATTTATTTTGTTGGCATTGTCTGCTGTAACCCTACTATTTTCCCGTTTTTGTCATAGGAAAAAATAA
- the pstA gene encoding phosphate ABC transporter permease PstA: protein MGHKNVAKLSPSWEGGRRASHRRWKDRLATVFAYTMGLLLLACVLSIFWSLFSEGLPGLKWVTFTHAQGAPGSDGGLGNAVIGSIIQTGLAMLMAGPLGLFCGIYLAAYGGAQNHFATSVRFVSDMLMSVPSILAGLFIYQLLVAPFAHFSAFAGAVALAILSIPLVIRSTEDMLALVPAGMREAAYALGAPRWKVIWGIWVRAALGGILTGMLLALARMGGETAPLLFTSMGNPNWSLDLNKPMASLPVAIYQYAGSSYTDWVALAWTGALLVTLGVLGINLMVRGLFGLQGRK, encoded by the coding sequence ATGGGTCATAAAAACGTTGCAAAATTATCGCCCAGTTGGGAAGGCGGAAGGCGGGCTTCCCACCGTCGTTGGAAAGACCGTTTGGCAACAGTTTTCGCTTACACAATGGGACTTTTGCTACTTGCTTGTGTCCTTTCTATTTTTTGGAGTTTGTTTTCGGAAGGGTTGCCTGGTTTAAAATGGGTTACCTTTACACATGCTCAGGGCGCACCGGGCAGTGATGGCGGTCTTGGGAATGCTGTTATTGGCAGTATTATTCAAACGGGGCTCGCGATGTTAATGGCAGGGCCTTTAGGACTGTTTTGCGGGATTTATCTTGCTGCTTATGGGGGGGCTCAGAATCATTTTGCAACTTCGGTTCGTTTTGTCTCTGATATGCTGATGTCTGTGCCTTCCATTTTGGCTGGATTATTTATTTATCAACTTTTGGTTGCGCCTTTTGCACATTTTTCTGCTTTTGCAGGAGCTGTTGCTTTGGCCATTTTAAGCATTCCGCTGGTGATACGGTCCACAGAGGATATGCTTGCGTTAGTGCCTGCTGGGATGCGTGAGGCAGCTTATGCGCTGGGGGCGCCAAGGTGGAAAGTCATTTGGGGCATTTGGGTCAGAGCTGCCTTAGGCGGTATTTTGACAGGCATGCTTTTGGCCTTGGCAAGAATGGGGGGCGAAACAGCACCTTTACTCTTTACCTCAATGGGAAATCCAAACTGGTCTCTGGATCTTAATAAGCCAATGGCAAGCTTGCCTGTGGCGATCTATCAATATGCTGGCTCTTCTTATACAGATTGGGTGGCTTTGGCATGGACAGGAGCGCTTTTAGTGACCTTAGGGGTTTTAGGGATTAATTTAATGGTTCGGGGGCTTTTTGGGCTTCAAGGAAGGAAATAG
- the pstB gene encoding phosphate ABC transporter ATP-binding protein PstB: MSEPAVKVKDLNFYYGENQALHGISMAFPKRSVTALIGPSGCGKSTFLRTFNRIYDLYPEQRATGEIIFDGRNILDRDMDVDVLRSRIGMVFQKPTPFPMSIFDNVAFGVRLHEKLSKSALEARVKDALERVALWSEVQDRLTAPATGMSGGQQQRLCIARSIATRSEVLLLDEPTSALDPISTARIEELIDELKSDFTIAIVTHNMQQAARCADRVAFFYMGRLIEVDRADKIFTNPSQQQTQDYITGRFG, translated from the coding sequence ATGTCGGAACCAGCTGTAAAAGTCAAAGATCTTAATTTTTATTATGGTGAAAATCAGGCGCTACATGGAATTTCCATGGCGTTTCCGAAAAGGTCTGTTACGGCACTGATTGGTCCGAGTGGATGCGGAAAATCCACTTTTTTAAGAACGTTTAACCGTATTTATGATCTATATCCGGAGCAGAGAGCAACGGGTGAGATTATTTTTGATGGCCGCAATATCCTAGACCGTGATATGGATGTCGATGTTCTAAGGAGCCGCATTGGGATGGTGTTTCAAAAACCAACGCCATTTCCAATGTCCATTTTTGATAATGTCGCCTTTGGTGTGCGTTTGCATGAAAAGCTTTCAAAATCAGCGTTAGAGGCACGGGTGAAGGATGCACTTGAACGCGTGGCGCTTTGGTCGGAGGTTCAGGATCGACTGACAGCCCCTGCGACAGGCATGTCAGGCGGACAGCAACAGCGCTTATGTATTGCACGCTCTATTGCAACACGTTCTGAGGTTTTATTGCTAGACGAGCCAACATCGGCACTTGATCCCATTTCAACGGCCCGTATCGAGGAGCTGATTGATGAATTGAAAAGTGATTTTACGATTGCGATTGTGACGCACAATATGCAGCAGGCGGCCCGTTGTGCAGATCGTGTGGCTTTTTTCTATATGGGGCGCTTAATAGAGGTAGATCGGGCAGATAAAATTTTTACAAACCCTTCCCAACAGCAAACGCAAGATTATATTACAGGACGCTTTGGTTAA
- the phoU gene encoding phosphate signaling complex protein PhoU — protein sequence MNNGGRAHIVKSYQQELDYLRTLMADMGKQVDQQFDLAMRAILDGDNEAANEATAMDRDVDEMEREVESLAIRLLALRSPFGADLRETIAALKITDGLERMGDYAASIARRSRSVGETKGKISLSGLRSMGSLVQENLRMMIHAMKTQDTNEALALWHADDAVDESYTTFFRELVTYMIEEPRNIRPCTELLFIAKNLERIGDHASNIAERIFYAATGTSLLHQRRPKAAWNHKQKSSEELETEHHEENENGNEDDQKV from the coding sequence ATGAATAATGGTGGACGTGCACATATCGTCAAAAGTTATCAGCAAGAATTAGATTACCTCCGCACCTTGATGGCAGATATGGGCAAACAGGTCGATCAGCAGTTTGATCTTGCAATGCGGGCTATTTTAGATGGCGATAACGAGGCAGCGAATGAGGCCACCGCAATGGATCGCGATGTCGATGAAATGGAGCGTGAGGTCGAAAGCCTCGCTATTCGTTTGTTGGCTTTACGAAGTCCTTTTGGTGCTGATTTGCGTGAAACGATTGCGGCTTTAAAAATTACGGACGGTTTAGAGAGAATGGGGGATTACGCAGCTTCCATTGCACGCCGTTCGAGATCTGTTGGAGAAACAAAAGGAAAAATTTCTCTGTCAGGTTTGCGTTCTATGGGGAGTTTGGTTCAAGAAAATCTTCGGATGATGATTCATGCAATGAAAACACAAGACACTAATGAGGCGCTTGCATTATGGCATGCGGATGATGCTGTAGATGAATCTTATACGACTTTTTTCCGTGAGCTCGTGACGTATATGATCGAAGAACCTCGGAATATTCGTCCGTGCACAGAATTGCTTTTTATTGCGAAAAATCTAGAGCGTATTGGTGATCATGCCAGCAATATTGCGGAGCGTATTTTTTATGCGGCAACGGGTACAAGTCTTTTACATCAAAGACGTCCAAAAGCGGCTTGGAATCATAAGCAAAAATCTTCTGAAGAACTGGAAACAGAACATCATGAAGAGAACGAGAATGGTAACGAAGATGATCAGAAAGTTTAA
- a CDS encoding amino acid permease: protein MTATKKGYRKDLSERHIRMIALGGTIGTGLFLGAGLRLQMAGPSLVFAYALCGLCVFMILRALGELVVYRPASGSFVSYAQEFLGSGAAYAMGWFYALNLLLTGIVDITAVAVFLHYWPLFQDVPQWVIALCALCLVGGLNLIGVKYFGEVEFWLALIKVGSLSLFLAIGGIVLAHAFFYSHQSVGLPMITANGGFFPRGWGAPLFLLQGVIFAYASSEFIGIAASECANPRDVVPKAINGVIWRILFFYVGSIALLALLLPFNQYMASESPFVTFFKTLGVPMIADIMNIVVLMAAFSSLNSCLYSTSRVLRALAETGAAPKSFLQLSPKSRIPFIAIAVTLFVYLIGVILNYLIPNYVFELALGVAAIGVIGAWATILLCNISLHRSIVSGKISKTDYPMPGSPVTNWLTLGFLGLILISIGFDYPNGTMTLSALPFLGIALWLSWRVIVKHKEKTASSS from the coding sequence ATGACTGCAACAAAAAAAGGCTATAGGAAAGACCTTTCTGAGCGCCATATTCGTATGATTGCCCTGGGTGGAACCATTGGAACAGGGCTTTTCTTAGGCGCGGGATTGCGCTTACAAATGGCGGGTCCCTCTCTCGTTTTTGCCTATGCGCTTTGTGGCCTTTGCGTCTTTATGATTCTTCGGGCACTCGGAGAACTTGTGGTGTACCGGCCTGCCAGTGGCAGCTTTGTCTCTTATGCGCAAGAGTTTTTAGGATCTGGCGCTGCTTATGCGATGGGCTGGTTTTATGCGTTAAACCTCCTTTTAACAGGTATTGTGGATATCACCGCCGTTGCCGTTTTTCTGCATTATTGGCCGCTTTTTCAAGATGTTCCTCAATGGGTCATTGCGCTTTGCGCTCTCTGCCTTGTCGGTGGTTTAAATCTTATCGGCGTTAAGTATTTCGGTGAGGTCGAGTTCTGGCTTGCCCTGATTAAGGTTGGCAGCCTTTCCCTCTTTCTGGCGATTGGCGGCATTGTCCTAGCGCATGCTTTTTTCTATTCCCACCAATCTGTTGGATTACCTATGATTACCGCCAATGGCGGTTTCTTCCCTAGAGGCTGGGGGGCTCCTCTTTTTCTCTTACAAGGAGTTATTTTTGCTTATGCCTCCAGCGAATTTATCGGGATTGCGGCCAGTGAATGTGCAAACCCCCGTGACGTTGTGCCAAAAGCCATCAATGGCGTTATTTGGCGCATTTTATTCTTTTATGTCGGTTCGATTGCGCTATTAGCCCTCTTGCTTCCATTCAATCAATATATGGCTTCAGAGAGCCCCTTTGTAACGTTCTTCAAAACGCTCGGGGTTCCAATGATTGCCGATATCATGAATATCGTTGTCTTAATGGCCGCTTTTTCGAGCTTGAATTCATGCCTTTACTCCACAAGCCGTGTTCTGCGAGCCTTAGCGGAAACAGGCGCTGCGCCAAAATCTTTTCTTCAGCTCAGTCCAAAATCCCGCATTCCCTTTATCGCCATTGCTGTCACCCTCTTTGTCTATTTAATTGGCGTTATTTTAAACTATCTCATTCCAAATTATGTGTTTGAATTAGCTCTCGGTGTTGCTGCCATTGGTGTAATTGGCGCTTGGGCAACCATTCTACTTTGCAATATTAGCCTTCACCGCTCGATTGTTTCTGGCAAGATATCAAAAACAGATTATCCTATGCCGGGTTCTCCTGTAACGAACTGGCTAACACTCGGCTTCCTAGGCCTTATCCTCATCAGCATTGGTTTTGACTATCCCAATGGAACGATGACCCTCTCAGCGCTTCCTTTCTTAGGAATAGCCCTCTGGCTCAGCTGGCGTGTGATTGTCAAACATAAAGAAAAAACCGCCTCATCGTCATGA
- a CDS encoding amino acid permease codes for MTDSADKKKKNLKAQKKLVDKTVSADPTSPENLPLHDEGYNKSLSERHMNMMAIGGAIGTGLFMGAGIRLNQVGPSLVLIYALCGLCSFMILRAVGQLVMYRPSSGSFVTYAREFLGEGAAYTAGWFFCLNWALTGIADISAVALFVHYWASFQFIPQWTIALAALCIVMASNLVGVRYFGEMEFWLSLLKVVSIVIFLVVGIGVLCFGIHLHPQITGHTENIVPGLEMISQNGGLAPHGFLPAILLVQGVIFAYAATELIGVTAGECEDPRRVVPKAVNSIIWRITIFYVGSIALLSLLLPWSAYKAGESPFVTFFSALGIEGTASIMNLVVITAALSSLNSGLYSTGRVLRALSLSGSAPKILSRLSKQKVPYVGILATICVYIIGVGLNFWIPSEVFELALGVASIGFLGVWATILLCQLRLFQEIKEGRIEPTGFPMPFAPYSGWIALAFLASILIMMAFNYPSGTFSMACLPVFAFLLFIGWQFAQKSRKKRNLD; via the coding sequence ATGACCGATAGTGCCGATAAAAAGAAAAAGAATTTAAAAGCTCAAAAAAAGCTCGTGGACAAAACAGTCTCTGCTGACCCAACTTCTCCTGAAAATCTTCCTTTGCACGATGAAGGCTATAACAAATCCCTTTCCGAACGCCACATGAATATGATGGCGATTGGTGGGGCGATCGGAACGGGTCTTTTTATGGGTGCGGGCATTCGATTGAATCAGGTTGGCCCCTCTCTCGTTCTGATTTATGCGCTTTGCGGTCTCTGCTCCTTTATGATTCTACGCGCCGTTGGCCAATTGGTAATGTATCGCCCAAGTTCTGGAAGTTTCGTCACCTATGCAAGAGAATTTTTAGGGGAAGGTGCGGCCTATACAGCGGGTTGGTTCTTCTGTTTGAACTGGGCTCTGACGGGTATCGCAGATATTAGCGCCGTTGCACTGTTTGTTCATTACTGGGCAAGTTTTCAATTTATTCCACAATGGACAATTGCTCTCGCAGCACTCTGTATTGTCATGGCATCCAATCTTGTTGGTGTCCGCTATTTTGGTGAAATGGAATTTTGGCTTTCCCTTCTTAAAGTAGTTTCCATTGTCATATTCCTTGTCGTTGGCATTGGCGTTCTCTGTTTTGGAATACATCTTCATCCGCAAATTACAGGCCATACAGAAAATATAGTTCCCGGCTTAGAGATGATTTCTCAAAATGGCGGTCTAGCCCCGCATGGTTTCCTTCCTGCCATTTTACTCGTTCAAGGTGTTATTTTTGCCTATGCGGCAACAGAATTGATTGGGGTCACTGCTGGAGAATGTGAAGATCCTCGAAGGGTCGTCCCAAAGGCCGTAAATAGCATCATTTGGCGCATTACTATTTTCTATGTTGGCTCTATTGCCCTTCTTTCTCTGCTTCTCCCTTGGAGTGCTTACAAAGCAGGAGAAAGTCCTTTCGTCACCTTTTTCTCTGCTTTAGGGATTGAGGGGACAGCTTCGATTATGAATCTGGTTGTCATCACAGCAGCGCTCTCCTCTCTCAACTCCGGTCTATATTCAACAGGACGCGTGCTGCGTGCTCTTTCCCTCTCGGGGTCTGCTCCCAAAATCCTCAGCCGACTTAGCAAACAAAAAGTTCCTTACGTTGGTATTTTAGCGACAATTTGTGTCTATATTATTGGCGTTGGCTTAAATTTTTGGATCCCATCAGAAGTATTTGAGTTAGCTCTTGGGGTCGCCTCAATTGGTTTTTTAGGCGTTTGGGCAACAATTTTGCTTTGCCAACTCCGCCTCTTTCAAGAAATTAAAGAAGGGCGTATTGAACCAACGGGTTTTCCTATGCCGTTTGCACCTTATAGCGGCTGGATTGCGTTAGCGTTTCTTGCAAGTATCCTGATCATGATGGCATTCAACTATCCATCTGGCACCTTCAGCATGGCATGTTTGCCCGTTTTTGCTTTCCTTTTATTTATCGGTTGGCAATTTGCACAAAAAAGTAGAAAAAAGAGAAATTTGGATTAG